GTCGTCACAGAAGATGATATTGCTGTGCTTCCCCATGATCTCCACGATGAGTGTTTTCCGGCAGAGGTCGCCGAGCTCATCCAGATGTTCGATATCGATGTGGATAATGCGTTCCAGCTTCGGCTGGGAGATGCCGGTGATCCTTCCGCCTCCGATATGCTTTCTGAGCAGCATGCAGAAGCCGGGGGCGGTCATGGGACTCGGTTTGTTGTCACTGGTCAGATATATAAGCGGAAGTGAGGCGCTGGCGGAGATATAGAGCCGTTTCTGCCCTCCGGGGGTTTTTACCGTAAGCAGCAGTTCGTCGCTTTCCGGCTGGGCAATCTTGGCAATGCGCCCGTCTGTCAGGTTCTCCTCTAATTCTTTTACCAAAGCGGAAATTGTGATTCCGTCAAAAGCCATGTCGATACTCCCTTTCCATTTTCTGATATGTCTTTGGATTCCGGGGCGTTTGCACCGTGCACCGGGACACTAAAATGATTATACAGGACTTGGGAAATAGAGGCAAGGAAACAATTGACGTAATTTTGCAAATAGATTATAATAAACGATGATTGTTATGAAAAATAGCAGAAGACAATACGACGAAAATATAAAAGAGGTTTATATCATGATTAAGAGTATGACAGGTTTCGGACGCTGTGAGATTATGGAAGGTGAGCGCAGGTTCACCGTTGAGATGAAAGGTGTAAACCACCGTTATCTGGATGTGAATATCCGGATGCCGAAGAAACTGAACTTTTTTGAGACTTCCATCCGCAGCCTGCTCAAGAAGTCCATACTGAGGGGCAAGGTAGACCTGTTTATCACATATGAGGATTCTTCCGAAAACCAGGTGGCTTTGAAGTATAACGAGACGCTGGCAGGGGAGTACCTTACGTATCTCAGACAGATGGAGGAGACCTTTTCACTGGAGAATGACATCCGTGTATCTACGTTATCACGCTATCCGGAAGTGATCACAATGGAGGAGCAGGCCGTCGATGAAGAAGAACTGTGGAACGGGCTCAGGCAGGCGCTTGACGGCGCCGTAAAGCAGTTTGTGGAGACACGTACGCTGGAAGGCGGGAACTTAAAGAACGATATTATCGGCAAGCTGGATGGAATGCTGGAGCTTGTCGCATACATAGAAGAACGCTCTCCCGAGATCGTGGCGGAATACCGACAGAAGCTGGAAGAAAAAGTCCGGGAGCTTCTCGAGGACACCCAGATGGACGAAGGCCGCATAGCGGCTGAAGTCGTGATATTCGCGGATAAGATCTGTACGGACGAAGAGGTCGTAAGGCTTAGAAGTCATATTGAACACATGAAGGAGACGCTGAAGTCTGAGGAGGCTGGGATAGGACGCAAGCTCGACTTTATCGCCCAGGAGATGAACCGTGAGGCGAATACGATCCTTTCCAAGGCCAATGACCTGGAAGTTTCCAACCGGGCCATAGATTTGAAGACAGAGATAGAAAAAGTCCGTGAGCAGATTCAGAATATCGAGTAGAGAGGAAGTTATCTATGAATAAGAAAGGAATTCTTACCGTTGTATCTGGTTTTTCCGGCGCCGGGAAGGGAACGATCATGAAGGAACTGCTGAAGAAATATGACAACTATGCGCTGTCTGTCTCAGCGACTACGAGAGCGCCGCGGCCGGGTGAAACTGACGGCCGGGAATATTTCTTCAAAACAAAAGAAGAATTTGAAAAAATGATTGCACAAGACGAATTGATAGAGTATGCTAGTTACGTGAATAACTATTATGGAACGCCTAAGGCATATGTAGAAGAGCAGCTTGAAGCCGGAAAGGACGTGATCCTGGAAATTGAGATCCAGGGGGCGCTCAAGGTGAAGGAGAAGATGCCCGACACGCTGCTTTTGTTTATCACGCCGCCGTCCGTGGAAGAGCTCAGGAAACGTCTGGTCGGCAGAGGCACTGAGACGATGGAGGTCATAGAATCCCGTTTGAAACGCGCAGGCGAAGAGGCGGAAGGCATGGACAGATATGACTATCTTATCGTCAATGATAAGCTTGACATATGCGTGGAAGATGTACATGAGATTATCAGAGGGGAACATTTGAGAAGTTTCCGCAATGCAGAATTTATAGAGCATATGAAGGCAGAATTGAAAGGAGAATAGTGTATGTTACACCCATCTTACACAGATTTAATGAAAGTAGTCAACAAGGATGTAGAGGAAGGCGAGACAAAAGTAGTCAACAGCCGTTATTCTATCGTTATGGCTACCGCAAAGCGGGCAAGGGAGATCATTGACGGTTCTATGCCGCTTGTCCACGCGAAGGACGGCGAGAAGCCGCTTTCCGTTGCGATCGACGAACTGAACTGCGGCAAGATCACAGTTGTCGGTGAAGAGGAAGAACAGTAAGGTATGATAAAAATGAGGCAGATGCCCGGGAGGTATCTGCCTTTCTGACTATAAATAAGGAGATCGTATATATGAACATATTGTTTATTTCCCTTGGCTGCGACAAAAATCTTGTGGACTCGGAAGTGATGCTGGGACTTCTGGACAGGGAAGGATATCAGATCGTGGATGATGAGGCCGAGGCGGATATCATTGTGGTAAACACATGCTGTTTCATCCACGATGCAAAAGAAGAGAGCATACAGACGATCCTTGAGATGGCGGAGTACAAGCAGACGGGGAGACTCAAGGCGCTCATCGTCACCGGCTGTCTTGCGCAGCGCTATCAGAAGGAGATCGTGGAGGAGATACCGGAGGTGGACGCGGTGCTTGGCACCTCCTCCTATGACAAGATCGCGGAGGCCGTTAAGGAAGCGCTGGAAGGCCATCCGTGCATGGAGATGGAAGACATAGACGTACTCCCGCTCGTGGAATCAAAACGTCTCGTCACTACTGGCGGACATTACGCGTATCTTAAGATAGCGGAAGGCTGTGACAAGCATTGTACGTACTGTATTATACCGAAGATACGGGGGAACTTCCGGAGCGTTCCGATGGAACGTCTCGTTAAGGAGGCAGAAGCGCTGGCGGAGCAGGGAGTGAAAGAACTGATTCTCGTGGCGCAGGAGACGACGCTGTACGGAAAAGACATTTACGGGGAGAAGTCTCTTCACCGGCTGCTCAGAAAGCTCTGCGGCATAGAGGGGCTGCGCTGGATCCGGATCCTGTACTGCTATCCGGAGGAAATCTACGATGAACTCATACAGGTTATAAAGGAAGAAAAGAAGATCTGTCATTATCTCGATCTTCCGATCCAGCATGCCAACGACGACATATTGAAACGCATGGGAAGGCGGACAGACAAGAAGCAGCTCATCGAGATCGTCGGAAAGCTGAGGAAGGAAATTCCCGATATTACATTGCGCACGACTCTCA
This is a stretch of genomic DNA from [Clostridium] hylemonae DSM 15053. It encodes these proteins:
- a CDS encoding YicC/YloC family endoribonuclease; its protein translation is MIKSMTGFGRCEIMEGERRFTVEMKGVNHRYLDVNIRMPKKLNFFETSIRSLLKKSILRGKVDLFITYEDSSENQVALKYNETLAGEYLTYLRQMEETFSLENDIRVSTLSRYPEVITMEEQAVDEEELWNGLRQALDGAVKQFVETRTLEGGNLKNDIIGKLDGMLELVAYIEERSPEIVAEYRQKLEEKVRELLEDTQMDEGRIAAEVVIFADKICTDEEVVRLRSHIEHMKETLKSEEAGIGRKLDFIAQEMNREANTILSKANDLEVSNRAIDLKTEIEKVREQIQNIE
- the gmk gene encoding guanylate kinase — its product is MNKKGILTVVSGFSGAGKGTIMKELLKKYDNYALSVSATTRAPRPGETDGREYFFKTKEEFEKMIAQDELIEYASYVNNYYGTPKAYVEEQLEAGKDVILEIEIQGALKVKEKMPDTLLLFITPPSVEELRKRLVGRGTETMEVIESRLKRAGEEAEGMDRYDYLIVNDKLDICVEDVHEIIRGEHLRSFRNAEFIEHMKAELKGE
- the rpoZ gene encoding DNA-directed RNA polymerase subunit omega, whose amino-acid sequence is MLHPSYTDLMKVVNKDVEEGETKVVNSRYSIVMATAKRAREIIDGSMPLVHAKDGEKPLSVAIDELNCGKITVVGEEEEQ
- the rimO gene encoding 30S ribosomal protein S12 methylthiotransferase RimO; translation: MNILFISLGCDKNLVDSEVMLGLLDREGYQIVDDEAEADIIVVNTCCFIHDAKEESIQTILEMAEYKQTGRLKALIVTGCLAQRYQKEIVEEIPEVDAVLGTSSYDKIAEAVKEALEGHPCMEMEDIDVLPLVESKRLVTTGGHYAYLKIAEGCDKHCTYCIIPKIRGNFRSVPMERLVKEAEALAEQGVKELILVAQETTLYGKDIYGEKSLHRLLRKLCGIEGLRWIRILYCYPEEIYDELIQVIKEEKKICHYLDLPIQHANDDILKRMGRRTDKKQLIEIVGKLRKEIPDITLRTTLITGFPGETIKQHEELMEFVDEMAFERLGVFTYSPEEDTPAASMPDQIPEEIKSDRQAELMELQQDIVFEQAESMVGQKVLVMIEGRVADENAYVGRTYRDAPGVDGLIFINTEEELMSGDFAMAEVTGASEYDLIGELIS